The sequence TCCTTGCCCTCTCCTTAGACGAGTGGCCTGCGTATTCCTTCTCGATCTTTTCTATCTCATTCTCCCGAGCCTTGATATGGTCATCGATCTCGTCTATCTCCTTTACAATCATCTCCAAGGAAGACTCCTGGACTCTGCTTTCCCTCACGAGGGACAAAGCCTCCTCGGCTAGAGATCTCAGCTTCTCGTTTCTCCCGCGCTTCAAGCCCAGGATCTCAAGCTTCAACTGCGATATCTTCCAGGTCCTGCTTGCTTCCTTCTGAATTTTTGATGAGACCTCTTTTATGAGAGCAATAGACCGATCGAGGATTTCCTTTGCATCCTTTCTGGCGCTCATAAGGATCTCTCCCCCCGAAATCAATCATTAATATTCTTGAAGATTGTGCCTACTTTTTTATCATAACCTGCGCTTTTATGTCAATCGCTTTGGCTACGAGTCATTGAAGCGCCGTTATTAAGACCCCACCATGCAGGGTTATCTGTCATATTCTTCAGAAAGACCATAGTCTCGGAATTAGTATCATGGAAATCACAAAGGCTATGAGAGTAAGCGGCAACCCTACTTTCAAAAAGTCCAGGAATTTATACCTCCCCGCGCTGAATACCAGGAGACAGGCCGGCTCCAGAGGCGTGATGAAAGAACATGAAGCCGCCACCGTGATGGCGATGACGAAAGGTCTTTCGTCCACTCCTGAAAGCTTTGCGGCATTGATCGCTATTGGAAGCATGAGAAGGGCCGCCGCTGCATTGGAGATGGGCTGGGTGAGAAGGACCGTCATCAGGAAGAATGTCCCGAGCAGGAATATGGGGCCATACGAACCGAATGCATCGACGGCAATCCCAGCAAGAAAGAGAGCCGTTCCCGTGATCTCCATGGCTTTGGCAAGCGATATCATCCCGGCGATCATGAAGAGGATCCTCATGTTGAGATACTGATAGGCTTCCTGCATCCGGAGGGTCCTGAACAGGATCATGAGCGTGGCTCCGCTCAGAAAAAGAATGGGTGCAGAGAACAGTCCCAGAGCGCTGACGAAAACGACCAGCGTGAAAATGACGAGGGATAGGACAGCCCTGTTCCTGTTATATTTAGGCAGAATGACATCTTCCATGAGGAGCATGTTGGGTTCTTTCCAGAGCCGGAAGAAATTCTCCTCGAGTCCAAGAACGAGGAGGACATCCCCGAGTTTCAGTTTGATCTTCCCCACCTTTTCAACAAGAGATTCTCCCCTCCTGTAGATGGCAAGGACGTTGACGCCATAACGATTCCTGAAGTTCAGCTCCTTTAGGGTCTTGCCGATGAAGGGAGAGTTGTACGAGATAGTTGCTTCCACCATCTTCACTTTTTCCGATTCTATTTCGTTGCCGGAGATCTTGATGTCGGACTTGATCTCGATCCCTTCAATCCCTTTGACCTGAAGGATCTTCCCTATGTCTCCCTCTAGGAAGAGGAGATCTCCTCCATGGATGACTTCCCTCTCGCTGGGTGATAGCATCTTCTCATTCCCTCTGACGATGCCAACCACTGTCAGATTGG is a genomic window of Acidobacteriota bacterium containing:
- a CDS encoding SLC13 family permease, producing MQVAEVLIIMGLVIIVFAFELIPLELIGLLVMLALTILGILPADQIFASFGNPAIIMIAGIMVMTGGLIHNGVADHLSRKMNQLAGESEKGITMLLFSATAAVSAFINNVAATAMFIPVAEWVSKRYRMNPSKYLLPIAYASLLGGVCTLIGTSTNVAISGALEDYHMKSFTMFELTPVGITLAIFGLVYLFFISDRLLPRKRVSDKAEEFHIKEYLFEIIVHDDSPYSGKRIADIDFIKKANLTVVGIVRGNEKMLSPSEREVIHGGDLLFLEGDIGKILQVKGIEGIEIKSDIKISGNEIESEKVKMVEATISYNSPFIGKTLKELNFRNRYGVNVLAIYRRGESLVEKVGKIKLKLGDVLLVLGLEENFFRLWKEPNMLLMEDVILPKYNRNRAVLSLVIFTLVVFVSALGLFSAPILFLSGATLMILFRTLRMQEAYQYLNMRILFMIAGMISLAKAMEITGTALFLAGIAVDAFGSYGPIFLLGTFFLMTVLLTQPISNAAAALLMLPIAINAAKLSGVDERPFVIAITVAASCSFITPLEPACLLVFSAGRYKFLDFLKVGLPLTLIAFVISMILIPRLWSF